ATGTCACCTTCTGACTTATCGTCCTGATGCTTTGAAAACGCAAGCTTCAGCGCATACGGCAGTTTGGTAATTTGAATGAATCCTAAGCGAATCGTCAAGTAAATCCCCGTACCGACCAACAGAATGAGTAACGGTGGTCCCCATACGATATCGGACACCGCACTAATCCACTCACTAAATGAATTTCCCATTCTTCTTACCTCCCTTTATGAGATATGTAGTTCCTTACCATTTTTTCAGAATTTACTGATAATTGTCAAACTATTTTTTCATGAAACTATTTTACGTTTTAATTTTTTTGATAATAAGTAAATTTTTTACTTGCGAAGTTATAATCAAGAAAATAAATAGTTCATCTTGCAAAAAAGGAGCGAATCATATGAAGATTAAAACGAAGCTTATCTTATTGTCCTCCATCCTTTTGCTAAGCTTGATTGGCGTCGGACTGTACGGCGGATTCTCGCTCGACCACGTCGACAAACAGAGTCAGACCATCACGTCCTCCTGGATTCCTGGTCTGAACTTATCCCATGAAACGAACACGGCACTGTCTGATTTGCGACGTGTCGAATTATTACACATTCAAGAAAATGATCCAGAGATCAAAGCCGGTTATGATAAGCGTGTCAAAGACGGTTTAGCGACCGTTGACGCGAATCTCGCGAAATACGAGAAAACGATTTATTTAAAAAGCGATCGCGAACTGTTCAATGATCTCACGAAAAAATGGCAAACTTTCAATGAGACGACTGATCGTCTTCTCGCCCTCAGTACACCAGAAACCCAAAAAGAAGCAGTCACCTATTATGAAGGTGAGAGTCGTGATTCATACTTCGCTGTCTCTGATCAATTAACGAAAATCGTGAAATACAATAATCAACAAGCGAAAATAAATGGTGATGCTATCACAAGTTCTGCCAATACAGCTCATATCCTTCTCTTCACGATCATCGGTGTCGTCGGATTACTCGGTGTCATCTTCACCGTCTTGATTTTACGCTCGATCTTCGGTCCACTCCGTCAACTGCAGGCGAAAACGCATGAACTGGCAACACAAGGCGGCGACTTGACGGCTCAACTCGACGTCGTGCGTGATGATGAAATCGGACAAATCGCCCAGTCGATGAATCAATTCATCGCCCACTTACGGACGATCATCATTCAAGTCGATGATACAGCAACCCACGTCGTATCGACCTCACGTCACGTCTCCGGTCGAATCAGCGAACTCGATCAGGATATGGCGTCGACTTCCCATACGATCGAAAACTTATCAGCCGGTATGCAGGAGACAGCCGCCTCTGCCGAAGAGATGAACTCGTCTGCTGTCGATATGGAAGCGACGATTCATGATATCGTCTCTAGTGCAGAAGCGAACGGAAAACGGGCGCAAGAAGTCGGTGGGCGTGCTGAATCACTTCAAGTCGTTGCAACAGAAGCGAAACAGACCGCGAATCACATCCTTGCCGAGACGAAAAGTAAACTCGAGGACGCGATGGCACGTGCGAAAGCCGTCAAAGAAATTTCCGTCTTATCGGATGCGATTCTCTCAATCGCCGCACAAACAAACCTATTGTCCCTTAACGCTTCGATTGAAGCAGCACGCGCTGGTGAAGTCGGTCGTGGCTTCGCCGTCGTCGCCGATGAGATTCGTAAACTTGCCGAAAGTAGTCGGGATACTGTCGAACAAATCCAAGATGTCTCGATTTCTGTCATCGAGTCCGTTGAACACTTGAACGCCGCGTCCGGCGAGATGCTCTCCTTCATCGATACGAAGGTCGTTAAGGACTATGATTTATTCGAAGACGCCTCCGTTCAGTATCGAAATGACGCACAATTATTCGGTGATGCAGCGGAACACTTCGCTGCCCAAGCCGGTCAACTTCAGGAACTGACAGCGAACATGCTTGGTGTCATCCACGATGTTGCCGTCACCGTCAATGATGGTGCGCAGGGAACACAATCGATGTCGGAGCAAATCAATCATTCCGTCCAAGCGTTCCGAGATGTCCATGAACAGACTTCCGTCAGTCAACAACAGGCGGAAGCACTAAAGGATGTTCTCCGCCAGTTCCAAGTCTAAACGACAAGCCCCTCGTCTTCACATCAGAAGAGAGGGGCTTGTTTTTTCATTTTTTACTGTCCAGCACCTGTGAGCGGTTGTGCATCTTTTGCTTCTGCTGGTAGTTTGATTTCGTCAATCTCATTGAATTTCGAGAATGTCGACTCGTTCTTCATATTGAACTCGGTCTCTTTTTCAATCGCAAATACCATATCCATGTCGAGTGACTTCGGATAGAACGTCTTCGCATCATACGTCATCTTGTAGTTCATCTTTTTATAATCGATGCTATCCATCGCATCTTTCATCTGCGCCATCTGTCCTGTCTGTTCGAGTGAATCCTTCATGAAGGCTTTCAGGTCATCCCCACTCAGCTTAACGTCGATTTGATAGACATCGCCCTCTTTTTTCGCTGTCCAATTATCTTTGTATTTCTTTAGGAGCTGCAAGTTTTGTTCCGTCGATGCCGATGATTCCATCGCTTCGACCATCTCGCCTAGCTCCGACACATCTTGAACGATCCATTGTCCGTTTTGCGAGAGATACATTTTATCGTCAACGATGTAACTTTCAATCGTCACGTCTTTCCCGTCTTCAGGATTTTTCATCGTCATCGTCTGCTTCATCGCGAGTGGCTTTTGAATGATATCTGCTGAAACCTTCTGATCCATCGCCATCTCACCTGCTTTAGAGCTGACTGTTCCGTCCATGTGGAACGATTTGATGTCCTCTTGAGCGGCTGTCGCTTTCTTTAACAGCTCTGTGTTCGAGAGTTCCCCCGACTTCGTCGAACCAGATCCGCTGCCACTACCTGAATCCGTCTGTCCATCTTGGCATCCGGCAAGTCCAATCGATGCTGCGACAATCCCGGCTGCTAACCACCTTGTTTTCTTCATATTCATTTCCTCCTTTATACGCGTTACCCTGATTTACGAAAAACATTGGAAAATGTTTCAAAGTTTCTTTAGTAGACCATTACCGTTCTCCTTCAAAACGAACCCTCAAATTTCAAATCTACTATCCTTTTTTTGAAATTTGGTTCAGTGCTCGTGAGATTTTTGCAAAAAAAACAGGCTGACGGAAACTTCCATCAGCCTGTTTCTGGTTTGTTAAATCGTCCGTAAAAGATTCGCCATCTCGATTGCGGAAACCGCTGCTTCGTAACCTTTGTTCCCAGCTTTCATACCGGCACGTTCGACTGCTTGCTCGATCGAATCCGTCGTCAGGACACCGAAGATGATCGGTACGCCTGTGTCGCGTGATGCACTCGCGACACCTTTCGCGACTTCGTTACAGACGTAATCATAGTGTGACGTCGCCCCACGGATGACGGCGCCAAGTGTGATGACTGCGTCATACTTGCCGCTTTTCGCTAACTTTTCCGCGACGAGTGGAATCTCAAATGCCCCAGGAACCCACGCTGTATCGACAGCATCCGCTGCAACACCGTGGCGGCGGAAAGCGTCGTTTGCTCCACCGACGAGTTTTGATGTGATCAATTCGTTAAAACGTGCTGCGACGATTGCGACGCGTAGTCCTTCTCCTGTTAAGAAACCTTCGTAGATCATGATGTGTGTCCTCCTTGGATGTCGAGCCAGTGCCCGAGTTTCGTTTGTTTTGTTTTCAGATAGCGCTGATTTTCTGGTTCAGCCGGTACTTGATGGGGTACACGTTCGATGACTTCGATCCCTTCTTGTTCGAGCACCCGTTGTTTATCCGGATTATTCGTCATCAAGCGGATCTTCGTCACGCCGAGATCGCGCAACATGTTGGCCGCGACCGTATAGTCACGCATGTCCGTCGGATAACCGAGTGCATGGTTCGCTTCGACTGTATCAAGTCCTTGTTCTTGTAACTCGTACGCTTTTAACTTCGCCATCAGACCGATGCCGCGTCCTTCCTGACGTAAATACAAGACGGCTCCACCTTCTCGTTCGATCCGTTCGAGTGCCGCATCGAGTTGCGGTCCACAATCGCAACGCTTCGAACCGAAGACGTCCCCCGTCAGGCATTCCGAGTGCAGCCGGACGAGCATGCCGTCGTGCGCTTCACCCGACAAGACAGCGACGTGTTCTTTATCGTCTTGCGTCGTATAGCCGATCATCCGGAAAGCTCCGAACGTCGTCGGAAGTAACACTTCCGCTTCCCGCGTCAATGGACGCTCGAGGTACGCGACGAGTGCTTCGATCGTAATCAGTTTTAAACCGTGTTCTTCCTTATAGAGAAGTAGATCATCCACCCGTGCCATCGTGCCGTCTTCCTTAATAATTTCACAGATGACGGCGATCTCATCGCTGCCGGCAAGACGGGCAAGATCAACGCCCGCTTCCGTATGTCCGCGTCGTTCCCGGACACCGCCTTCTTTTGCGATCAACGGGAAGATATGACCTGGTCGTTTAAACTGTTCCGGTCCATCGGTTAGCATCCGCTGGATCGTTAGCGACCGTTCTTCAGCGCTGATACCGGTTTTCGCGTCTTCATGATCGATACTGAGTGTGAAGGCAGTCCCATGTGGGTCCGTATTATTCGCTGTCATAGGAGCAAGTTCGAGTCGTTGTGCAATCCGCGGACTGACTGGTACGCAGACGAGTCCTTTTCCATGCGTGATCATGAAGTTGATGTTTTCTGGTGTCGCGTGTTCCGCGAGCATGACGAGATCGCCCTCATTCTCACGGTCCTCATCATCACAGACGATGATCGGTCGTCCGTTCTTCAAATCTTCTATTGCGTCTTCAATCAAGTCGAATCCATTCATTACATGTCGCCTCCTAAGAATGCTGCCCAGTCCGTCTGCTTCTCATGCTGCGTGAAATGATAGAGATGTTTCGCCATCATGTCACACTCGATATTGACGACTGCACCGCTTGCCAATCGATCAAACGTCGTCACTTGACGTGAGTGCGGAATTAATGAAATCGAGATTGTTTCCGGCGTGACACGTTGCAACGTCAGGCTCGTGCCGTTGATTGCGATCGAGCCTTTTGGAATACAATACTTTTGCCACGATCCGACATCAAACGTATAGACCATCGCTTCTCCATCCGGTCGCCGACTAATCAGCCGTGCTGTGCCGTCGATATGTCCACTGACGAAATGACCGCCGAAGCGACCGTCTGCCGGCATCGCCCGTTCAAGTTGCAACGGGCTGCCGACCCGGTACGTGCCGAGGGCTGTTGACCGAATCGTGTCATGGACGGCATCGGCCGTAAAACCAGTCGGGCTCATCGACGTGACGGTCAAACAAATCCCGTCGACGGCGATGCTGTCACCAATCTTCGTTCCTTCGAGCACCCGGTGCGCTTCAATTTCAAGCGCTAATCCATTCGGTCGCGGAATCTTTCGTTTTAAGGTCCCGACTTCTTCAATCAATCCGGTGAACATGTCGTCTCCTCCTTTCGGATGTACGTCAGATGGAGATCCGGTCCGACCGTTTCGATTTGGTCGATTTGAAACCGATCTTCGATATCGTGTTGACTGTTCCAGGCATTGCCTTCAAAAATCGATGGGGCTTGATAGACTTCAAGCCGATCGACGAGATCCGCCTCAAGGAAAGCGGCTTGAATCGTTGGTCCACCTTCAATCAAGACACTGCGGATGTCTTGTTCGTATAAGCGTTTCAAAATCGCTTCTGGCGTCTCATATTCACCGACGAGGACTGTCACTTGATCATGACTGACCCGCGGAACACTCGTCAGCCAGTAGGTTGGATTTTTACCATCGTGGAAGACTTGCGCCGTCTCCGGGACCCGACCACGGCGATCGACGATTACTCGAATCGGTTCGATGCCTGACGCCGCGCGTAATGTCAGTGCCGGATCATCGATAAGGACCGTCTCACTGCCGACGAGGATTGCATCGTGGCGTCCGCGCAGGGCGCGACCGTTCTCGCGTGCTTCTTCTGACGTGATCCAGCGTTGTTCACCTGTCGCTGCGATCCCGTTCATCGTCTGAGCGATTTTGACGGTCACGGTCGGACGTTTTCGTTCGATCGTCTTCCAGAATTCCGTGTAGAGAGCTTCTGCCTCATGTCGTAACAAGCCGACCTCGACTTCGAGTCCCGCGTCTTGTAGGCGTTTGATTCCTGAACCGGCGACGATCGCATGTTTGTCTTCCGTTGCGACGAAGACCCGTTTGATTCCGGCTTGTAGAATCGCTTCCGTGCATGGTGGTGTCTTACCGTGATGATTGCACGGCTCAAGCGTCACGTAGAGATCAGCACCACGGGCGGCTTCTCCTGCCATTCGTAAGGCTTCGACTTCCGCGTGCGGACCACCGGCAAACCGATGTGCACCAAAGCCAATGATGCGTCCTTGTTTGACGATGACACAGCCGACACTTGGATTCGGACTTGTTTGTCCGTGTAACATATGTGCTAATTGCATGGCATAACTCATCATCTGTGACATCGCGTTCACTCCTTTCAAATGAAAAAAAGACGCCCCTTGAAAAAGGGGCGTCTGTATAGAAGGGTTCACGAAATACACGGTTCGCTCCCTGCATTTTTTCATGCAGAAAGAGACCGTCTCCTGAAAACATTTTTTCAGAAAACAGCTTGAATCGCGTCGTTTCGTTCTTCTCCCATCCGGACTTTACCGTCGGCCCTGGAATCTCACCAAGTCAGCCATGATGCGTACATCATGGGTCGCGGGCTCGTCGATCGATTGATCGCATCACCGCCGGTTGGGATTTTCACCCTACCCCGAAGAACTGGATTATTGAGTTATACAACTTTAGCCTAGCATATCTTTTTCAAGAAAACAAAGCGCAAATGCTTCTGTCTTGTCTCTTTTTTGATTTCGCTCCAGTTCTGTCATCTCTCACCAATTCGTCATCGACTACATCGCAAAAACGACTGGATCACCTGATAACAGTGTGTCCAGTCGTTGTTTTCCGCTTACAAATACCCGTTCTTCCGGTCGTGGAATTCTTGAGCAATCGCCCCGCGCGTCCGTTCATCCGCAAGGACACGAAGTGCTGTCCGAGCGAGGATTTTTGCCCCCGTGATTAATGCTTCATCCCCAGCTGCTGAACGGGCCGCTTCTTTGAATGCCTCCGTATGGGCGACGAGATCATCTGGTCCAATCTTGATATACGGATGGATTGTCGGAATGACTTGACTGATGTTACCGGCATCCGTCGAGCCAAGCCCCGGGCGTTCGTCCAAGTGAACGATTTCGCCGAGCGCCTCTGCTTCTTCTTGGAACAGACGATCGAACGTCCGGTTGAAGACGAGGTTATCGACCTCATTTTGGAAGGCGATGACATCGAGCGTCGCCCCTGTCGCAAGCGCTGCGCCTTCAGCAACGGCTTTGACTTTTTCCGTGACGGCATTCAGTCGTTCCCGTGTCGTCGCCCGGATGAAGAAACGTGCTTTTGCGTATTCCGGGATGATGTTCGGTGCATCGCCACCATGCGTGATGATTCCGTGGATCCGGACATCGTCCGGTAACTGCTGACGTAAGGCATTGATGCCGTTGAAGAGTTGGATGACAGCGTCGAGGGCGTTGATGCCTTCTTCCGGTGACGCCGCAGCATGCGCCGGACGACCCGTAAAGGCAAAGTCGAGCGGATCGACTGCAAGCGAAGAACCCGTGATCCGTGTTTGTCCGGACGGATGGACCATTAAGGCTGCATCGATTCCTTCCAGCAACTGATGTTTGACGAAACTACCTTTCGCACTACCGTTCGGTCCACCTTCTTCGGCCGGTGTTCCCAGCACGACGACACTTCCACCGACTTCATCGAGCACTTTACTAAGTGCGATCGCTGCCGCAACACTCGTCGTACCGATGATATTATGACCGCATGCGTGCCCGATGCCTGGCAACGCATCGTATTCTGCCAGAAAGGCAATCGTCGCGCCTGATCGGTCGCTCGACTTCTTCGCGAAAAATGCTGTATCGTGCCCCGCGACACCAAGTTCTACCGTAAATCCTTCAGCCGTCAGACGTTCCGCATGGAGCCGCGAAGCAAAGAATTCCTCGTTCCCGATTTCCGGAGTCGCATGAATTCGGTGACTCGTCTCAAGGTACGATTCTCGTTTTTGTTCGATATCTTGTTCAATCGTCTCTACCCATGTCGTGCGTACTGGTGTCGTCATGCTATCCACTCTCCTTTTGAAATTATTCGCCGATGTCGCTTAGTGGGACGAACGTCGGGATCGTACTGCCTTTGTATTCTTTTTTGATGAAGGCCGCGACATCTTTTTGTTGGTACAGCGACGCGATTTTTTTCAGTTCTTTTTTATTCTTGTCTTCCGTCCGTGTTGCGATGATGTTGATGTATGGTTTGGCGGTCTCGTTCTCATGGACGATCGAGTCCTTGATCGGGTTGAAGCCGGCGTCAACGGCAATGCCATTGTTGATGATTGATGCCGCGACGTCCGGTAAGACGCGTGGCGTTTGCCCGGCGACGATCGGAACGATTTTCAGCTTCTTCGGATTCTCGACGATCTTATCGACTGAACCGTTGCCATCAAAGTCGTCCGGTAACTTGATCAAACCGGCTTCTTGCAGTAACAAGAGGGCGCGTCCCATGTTCGTCGCTTCGTTCGGAACAGCGATTTTTCCGCCAGTTGGAATGTCTTTGACGTCCTTGTATTTATCCGAGTAAATCCCCATCGGTGCGATGACAGTCGTCGCAATCGGCGATAGCTTCAAGTTATGTTCTTTTTTGAAAGCGTTGAAGTAGGAAATCGTCTGGAAGGCATTGGCGTCGATCTCGCCCTCAGCCAGTGCCATGTTCGGCTGGACATAATCGGAGAACTTGACGAGCTCGATTTTGATGCCCTCCTTTTCTGCTTTTTTCGCGACATAGTCCCAAACTTGTGTGTCTGAACCGCTGACACCGAGCTTGATCGTCTTTTCGTCTTCTCCTGATGCTGCGCACCCGGCAAATAAAATCGTCGTGAGTGTTGCTCCAATTGCTACTGCTTTTTTCATGGCTGAATCGCTCCCTTGATTAATGTCTTCTAATTTTTCGTGCGACGATGTTGCCTGTCGTCTGTAAGCCTTGGACTAAGATGACGAGAATTCCGACCGTGATGATCATGACTTTCGTGTCGAATCGTTGATAACCATAAGTAATTGCTAAATCGCCCAATCCACCGCCACCAATCGCACCTGCCATCGCTGACGCCCCGATCAAGCCGATCGTCGCGATTGTTAAGTTCAGGATGAGTGAACCGAGTGCTTCCGGTAGGAGGAAGCGGAAAATCGTTTGAAACGGTGTCGCGCCCATCGCTTCTGCTGCTTCAAGAACGCCTTTATCGACTTCGAGTAAAGAACTCTCGATCAGACGCGCCATGTACGGTGCAGCGTAAAAGACGAGCGGGACGATTGCGGCTTCTGTTCCGATCGATGTCTGAACGATCAAGCGCGTCAACGGGATGATCGCGACGAGTAAGATGATGAACGGAATCGAACGGAAAATATTGACGATACTGTTGAAGAACGTGAACAGCGGGACATTTTCAAGCAATGCGCCTTTTCGCGTGACGACAAGCAGGATACCGAGTGGTAAGCCGATCAAGGTCGAGAATAAGAGCGAAACGGATACCATCGTCATCGTCTGCAAAAATGCCGTCCAAATATCACTGTAATTAACTAGCATGGGCAAGCACCTCCTCGACTGTCACCTGTGCCTGATCGATATAGTGTAACGCTCGTTTTACTTCAGCCGGCTCACCGATCAACTCGACGAGTAAGGTGCCAAACGGCGTATCCTGCAACTCTGTGATGCTCCCGTGCAAGATGTTGACATCGACATCGAAGCGTTTCGCGACTTGCGATAAGAGCGGCTGCCCCGTGTGATGTCCGAGAAAATGAATCTTATAGATTGGATGTGCATTTCGCGACTCGATCAACTGACGAATCGATGCTGGAATTTCGTCATGCATGACGGACCGGACGAAGTTTTTTGCCGTCTCGGTCTGAGGGCTTGAAAAGACGTCGAAGACTGTTCCTGACTCAATCAACTTTCCAGCTTCGATGACGGCGACCCGGTCGCAAATCTCCCGGATGACGCCCATCTCGTGGGTGATCAAGAGAATCGTGATCCCGTACTCGGCATTGATGCGTTTTAATAACTGGAGAATATGATGCGTCGTCTGGGGATCAAGTGCTGATGTCGCTTCGTCACATAAGAGGACGGAAGGTTGCGTCGCCAGTGCCCGGGCGATGCCAACACGCTGTTTCTGTCCACCGGACAATTGATCTGGATAATGATCCGCCTTGTCCGAGAGATCAACGAATTCGAGCAACTCCGTCACTCGGCGGCGAATCTCATCTTTCTTGACGCCTGCGAGAACGAGTGGCTTTGCGACATTCGTAAATACTGTGTTCGCATTCAATAGATTGAAGTGCTGAAAGATCATTCCAATCCGTTGTTTTGCTTGGCGTAATTTTTTCGGAGACAGTTGCGTTAAATCTTCCCCATCGACCGTCACCGTTCCTGATGTTGGTCGTTCTAACAGATTGACACAGCGGAGCAGTGAACTTTTTCCGGCACCGCTAAAGCCGATGACACCAAAGATTTCGCCTTTTTCGATCGTCAGGTCGACACCGTCGAGCGCTGCGATCGTCTGATCCTTCGTGACGTACGTTTTTTTGACTTGATGAAATGCGATCATTCCGTTTTCCCCCTTCATTCAACAAAAAAGGTCCCTTCTTGAGAAACAAGAAGAGACCTGGATCCGCACAGTGGCAGAATCCACTCCACTCATCTCTCAGACATCTGTCTGATGGAATTGGCACAGTGCTCATAATGAGTCTGTTGCCGAGGTTTCGTAGGGCCAGTCCCTCCACCTCTCTGGATAAGTATTGCGGTATGAAATTCGTATGTGTGGTGTTGCGTTGTTGCTTATGTCGTAAAACTAATTTTTACATTACGGGTCGAACCTTTAAAAGTCAACCAACTTTGCAAAAATAATCCATTTGACGCATATCGATTGATTGACAAGTTATGGATTAGCTTAATGAACGAATCGTGATTCGTCAAGAACGATTTGACAAGTCATTTTTGGTCGTGCTACCATCGTCTCAATGATTAATCCGACAATTCCAATATGATATTTATCAAGAGTGAACGAGAGACCTGGCTCTATGACTTCACGGCAACCTGCAATCTGTAAGGTGCTCCGACCAGCAAAGCGCGGCTTTGGATGATACGGTGAAAAACTCGTGGGCGTCCAAGCAGTGACGTCGACGAGTTTTTTTCATGAATGGAGGAAAAAGAGTAATGATGAACTATCCTGTATTGACTGGTGCTGAAGCGTTTTATTTTCAAGGTGGACCGATTGGTATTCTAATCTGTCATGGTTTTAACGCCACTCCGCAAAGTGTCCGGGACGTCGGTGAGGCATTCGCCGCTGAAGGTTTTACCGTCTATGCCCCGCGCTTACGTGGACATGGAACGAACGTCCGCGAGTTTGAACAATCGACTGCTCGATGTTGGAAGCAAAGCCTGCAAGACGGCTATGAACGTTTACAAGAAACATGCGATCAAGTCTTCGTCATCGGTCAATCGATGGGTGCGACGCTTGCACTGTCGCTCGCCGCTGACGGGATTCCGTTTGCCGGCATCATTACGATCAATGCTGCTCTTTCCGTTCCTTCTTACGAAGCACTTTCGTTTGATGACGGTCCGCAATACTTACCGGAAGGGGCACCGGACATCAAGCGGTCTGCTTTCGAAATCATCTATGACCTCGTTCCGAGCCGTTGTGCGTTCGAACTCGTTCGTCTGATGGATGAGACG
This region of Exiguobacterium acetylicum DSM 20416 genomic DNA includes:
- a CDS encoding DUF6612 family protein, with the protein product MKKTRWLAAGIVAASIGLAGCQDGQTDSGSGSGSGSTKSGELSNTELLKKATAAQEDIKSFHMDGTVSSKAGEMAMDQKVSADIIQKPLAMKQTMTMKNPEDGKDVTIESYIVDDKMYLSQNGQWIVQDVSELGEMVEAMESSASTEQNLQLLKKYKDNWTAKKEGDVYQIDVKLSGDDLKAFMKDSLEQTGQMAQMKDAMDSIDYKKMNYKMTYDAKTFYPKSLDMDMVFAIEKETEFNMKNESTFSKFNEIDEIKLPAEAKDAQPLTGAGQ
- a CDS encoding methionine ABC transporter ATP-binding protein; this encodes MIAFHQVKKTYVTKDQTIAALDGVDLTIEKGEIFGVIGFSGAGKSSLLRCVNLLERPTSGTVTVDGEDLTQLSPKKLRQAKQRIGMIFQHFNLLNANTVFTNVAKPLVLAGVKKDEIRRRVTELLEFVDLSDKADHYPDQLSGGQKQRVGIARALATQPSVLLCDEATSALDPQTTHHILQLLKRINAEYGITILLITHEMGVIREICDRVAVIEAGKLIESGTVFDVFSSPQTETAKNFVRSVMHDEIPASIRQLIESRNAHPIYKIHFLGHHTGQPLLSQVAKRFDVDVNILHGSITELQDTPFGTLLVELIGEPAEVKRALHYIDQAQVTVEEVLAHAS
- a CDS encoding methionine ABC transporter permease — protein: MLVNYSDIWTAFLQTMTMVSVSLLFSTLIGLPLGILLVVTRKGALLENVPLFTFFNSIVNIFRSIPFIILLVAIIPLTRLIVQTSIGTEAAIVPLVFYAAPYMARLIESSLLEVDKGVLEAAEAMGATPFQTIFRFLLPEALGSLILNLTIATIGLIGASAMAGAIGGGGLGDLAITYGYQRFDTKVMIITVGILVILVQGLQTTGNIVARKIRRH
- the ribE gene encoding 6,7-dimethyl-8-ribityllumazine synthase; this translates as MIYEGFLTGEGLRVAIVAARFNELITSKLVGGANDAFRRHGVAADAVDTAWVPGAFEIPLVAEKLAKSGKYDAVITLGAVIRGATSHYDYVCNEVAKGVASASRDTGVPIIFGVLTTDSIEQAVERAGMKAGNKGYEAAVSAIEMANLLRTI
- a CDS encoding bifunctional 3,4-dihydroxy-2-butanone-4-phosphate synthase/GTP cyclohydrolase II; its protein translation is MNGFDLIEDAIEDLKNGRPIIVCDDEDRENEGDLVMLAEHATPENINFMITHGKGLVCVPVSPRIAQRLELAPMTANNTDPHGTAFTLSIDHEDAKTGISAEERSLTIQRMLTDGPEQFKRPGHIFPLIAKEGGVRERRGHTEAGVDLARLAGSDEIAVICEIIKEDGTMARVDDLLLYKEEHGLKLITIEALVAYLERPLTREAEVLLPTTFGAFRMIGYTTQDDKEHVAVLSGEAHDGMLVRLHSECLTGDVFGSKRCDCGPQLDAALERIEREGGAVLYLRQEGRGIGLMAKLKAYELQEQGLDTVEANHALGYPTDMRDYTVAANMLRDLGVTKIRLMTNNPDKQRVLEQEGIEVIERVPHQVPAEPENQRYLKTKQTKLGHWLDIQGGHTS
- a CDS encoding M20 family metallopeptidase, with translation MTTPVRTTWVETIEQDIEQKRESYLETSHRIHATPEIGNEEFFASRLHAERLTAEGFTVELGVAGHDTAFFAKKSSDRSGATIAFLAEYDALPGIGHACGHNIIGTTSVAAAIALSKVLDEVGGSVVVLGTPAEEGGPNGSAKGSFVKHQLLEGIDAALMVHPSGQTRITGSSLAVDPLDFAFTGRPAHAAASPEEGINALDAVIQLFNGINALRQQLPDDVRIHGIITHGGDAPNIIPEYAKARFFIRATTRERLNAVTEKVKAVAEGAALATGATLDVIAFQNEVDNLVFNRTFDRLFQEEAEALGEIVHLDERPGLGSTDAGNISQVIPTIHPYIKIGPDDLVAHTEAFKEAARSAAGDEALITGAKILARTALRVLADERTRGAIAQEFHDRKNGYL
- the ribE gene encoding riboflavin synthase gives rise to the protein MFTGLIEEVGTLKRKIPRPNGLALEIEAHRVLEGTKIGDSIAVDGICLTVTSMSPTGFTADAVHDTIRSTALGTYRVGSPLQLERAMPADGRFGGHFVSGHIDGTARLISRRPDGEAMVYTFDVGSWQKYCIPKGSIAINGTSLTLQRVTPETISISLIPHSRQVTTFDRLASGAVVNIECDMMAKHLYHFTQHEKQTDWAAFLGGDM
- the ribD gene encoding bifunctional diaminohydroxyphosphoribosylaminopyrimidine deaminase/5-amino-6-(5-phosphoribosylamino)uracil reductase RibD encodes the protein MSQMMSYAMQLAHMLHGQTSPNPSVGCVIVKQGRIIGFGAHRFAGGPHAEVEALRMAGEAARGADLYVTLEPCNHHGKTPPCTEAILQAGIKRVFVATEDKHAIVAGSGIKRLQDAGLEVEVGLLRHEAEALYTEFWKTIERKRPTVTVKIAQTMNGIAATGEQRWITSEEARENGRALRGRHDAILVGSETVLIDDPALTLRAASGIEPIRVIVDRRGRVPETAQVFHDGKNPTYWLTSVPRVSHDQVTVLVGEYETPEAILKRLYEQDIRSVLIEGGPTIQAAFLEADLVDRLEVYQAPSIFEGNAWNSQHDIEDRFQIDQIETVGPDLHLTYIRKEETTCSPD
- a CDS encoding methyl-accepting chemotaxis protein is translated as MKIKTKLILLSSILLLSLIGVGLYGGFSLDHVDKQSQTITSSWIPGLNLSHETNTALSDLRRVELLHIQENDPEIKAGYDKRVKDGLATVDANLAKYEKTIYLKSDRELFNDLTKKWQTFNETTDRLLALSTPETQKEAVTYYEGESRDSYFAVSDQLTKIVKYNNQQAKINGDAITSSANTAHILLFTIIGVVGLLGVIFTVLILRSIFGPLRQLQAKTHELATQGGDLTAQLDVVRDDEIGQIAQSMNQFIAHLRTIIIQVDDTATHVVSTSRHVSGRISELDQDMASTSHTIENLSAGMQETAASAEEMNSSAVDMEATIHDIVSSAEANGKRAQEVGGRAESLQVVATEAKQTANHILAETKSKLEDAMARAKAVKEISVLSDAILSIAAQTNLLSLNASIEAARAGEVGRGFAVVADEIRKLAESSRDTVEQIQDVSISVIESVEHLNAASGEMLSFIDTKVVKDYDLFEDASVQYRNDAQLFGDAAEHFAAQAGQLQELTANMLGVIHDVAVTVNDGAQGTQSMSEQINHSVQAFRDVHEQTSVSQQQAEALKDVLRQFQV
- a CDS encoding MetQ/NlpA family ABC transporter substrate-binding protein, coding for MKKAVAIGATLTTILFAGCAASGEDEKTIKLGVSGSDTQVWDYVAKKAEKEGIKIELVKFSDYVQPNMALAEGEIDANAFQTISYFNAFKKEHNLKLSPIATTVIAPMGIYSDKYKDVKDIPTGGKIAVPNEATNMGRALLLLQEAGLIKLPDDFDGNGSVDKIVENPKKLKIVPIVAGQTPRVLPDVAASIINNGIAVDAGFNPIKDSIVHENETAKPYINIIATRTEDKNKKELKKIASLYQQKDVAAFIKKEYKGSTIPTFVPLSDIGE